From Fundulus heteroclitus isolate FHET01 chromosome 5, MU-UCD_Fhet_4.1, whole genome shotgun sequence, a single genomic window includes:
- the LOC105933560 gene encoding GTP-binding protein Rhes, giving the protein MSLEVKEKTQVRVVFLGAAGVGKTALIRRFLQDTFEPKHRRTVEELHSKEYDIGGVKVTVEILDTSGSYSFPAMRKLSIQNSDAFALVYAVDDPESLEAVKSLRDEILEIKEDKYTPIVVVGNKADREAERQVSADNVLATVEMDWNNSHVEASAKENTNVVEVFKELLQQVNLPSRLSPALRRRRETFPKGTDFRPPMNKTNSCILS; this is encoded by the coding sequence ATGTCTCTGGAGGTGAAGGAGAAGACCCAGGTGCGAGTTGTGTTTCTGGGGGCAGCGGGGGTCGGCAAGACGGCTCTGATCAGACGCTTCCTCCAGGACACCTTCGAGCCGAAACACAGGCGCAccgtggaggagctgcacagcaAGGAGTACGACATCGGCGGCGTCAAAGTCACCGTGGAGATCCTGGACACCAGCGGCAGCTACTCCTTCCCCGCCATGCGCAAGCTCTCCATCCAGAACAGCGACGCCTTCGCCCTGGTGTACGCCGTGGACGACCCCGAGTCCCTGGAGGCCGTCAAGAGTCTCCGGGACGAGATCCTGGAGATCAAGGAGGACAAGTACACGCCGATCGTGGTGGTGGGCAACAAGGCGGACAGGGAGGCGGAGCGCCAGGTGTCCGCCGACAACGTGCTGGCCACCGTGGAGATGGACTGGAACAACAGCCACGTGGAGGCGTCCGCCAAGGAGAACACCAACGTGGTGGAGGTGTTCAAGGAGCTCCTGCAGCAGGTGAACCTGCCCAGCCGCCTGAGCCCGGCGCTCCGCAGGCGGAGGGAGACCTTCCCCAAGGGCACCGACTTTCGGCCGCCGATGAACAAGACCAACAGCTGCATCCTGTCATAA